Proteins encoded within one genomic window of Paraglaciecola psychrophila 170:
- a CDS encoding BlaI/MecI/CopY family transcriptional regulator: protein MDNRSKTSVKPPLSAPVLGQREIETLGLFWHDEETTLSASDILKILKFQAKEPEDVISLNTIQSTIERLWKKKLLSRHKQGKAYIYTSVYSKQEVISSLIKEISDVFGEGDDSVIMSGIFTFLRARSTNNQVNLLQILEQEPALHHASLANGK, encoded by the coding sequence ATGGATAATAGAAGCAAGACGTCGGTAAAACCACCATTATCTGCCCCAGTGCTAGGGCAACGGGAAATTGAAACCCTTGGTTTATTTTGGCATGATGAAGAAACAACATTAAGTGCAAGTGACATACTCAAAATACTAAAGTTCCAAGCCAAAGAGCCCGAAGATGTTATTAGCTTAAATACGATCCAAAGCACTATTGAGCGACTATGGAAAAAGAAGTTACTTAGCCGACACAAGCAAGGAAAGGCCTACATTTATACGTCGGTGTATTCAAAGCAAGAAGTGATTAGCAGTTTGATAAAAGAGATTAGTGACGTCTTTGGCGAGGGTGACGATAGCGTGATTATGTCGGGTATTTTTACCTTTTTAAGAGCCAGAAGTACTAACAATCAAGTAAATCTATTACAAATACTCGAGCAAGAGCCCGCTTTACATCATGCTAGTTTAGCCAATGGTAAGTGA
- a CDS encoding ribonuclease J, translated as MNLYGHAGQWLMMDCGITFNSPLCTEAESKTSGLHKHDVVAADPWFISQRKEQLAGIVITHAHEDHIGALPYLWRRFKCPVYTTKYTAEILRRKLARDGQGDNIPIIEIESGERVDIGEFNVEWMLITHSLPEPHAFVIRTPAGNVFHTADWKIDLAPVTDKPFNAHAFKRLAKQNILAMVCDSTNATREGHSVSEQQCYTGLKQAVANATGRVVVGCFSSNIARLITLAKIAKETGRYFALFGRSLQNTVGAAKATGHWPDDLPVLDAFNAGYLLPKEVLAVATGSQGEPRAALNQLAKDTYRNVSLDEGDLVIFSSIVIPGNETSIENLLKAYKARKIQTLMADDSELPIHASGHPCQEELKQMYEWVRPQIAVPTHGEAEHLQANADIARLSHVPISLTGLNGDLFILAPEVKVMKQAVRSGRIALQQS; from the coding sequence ATGAATCTGTATGGCCATGCTGGGCAGTGGTTGATGATGGACTGTGGCATCACTTTTAATAGTCCACTTTGCACAGAAGCAGAATCTAAAACTTCAGGACTACATAAACATGACGTTGTGGCTGCCGACCCTTGGTTTATTAGTCAGCGCAAAGAGCAGCTAGCGGGCATTGTGATCACTCATGCGCATGAGGACCATATAGGGGCTTTGCCTTATTTATGGCGTCGCTTTAAATGCCCTGTTTACACCACCAAATACACTGCAGAAATATTGCGCCGCAAGCTTGCCCGTGATGGTCAGGGAGACAACATTCCGATCATCGAAATAGAAAGTGGCGAGCGTGTGGATATTGGTGAATTTAACGTGGAATGGATGCTGATTACCCATTCATTACCTGAGCCTCATGCTTTTGTGATAAGAACGCCAGCTGGCAATGTTTTTCATACCGCGGACTGGAAAATTGACCTCGCGCCGGTGACAGATAAACCCTTTAACGCCCATGCTTTTAAACGATTAGCCAAACAAAATATTTTAGCCATGGTTTGTGATTCAACGAATGCCACTCGCGAAGGACATTCTGTGTCTGAGCAGCAATGTTATACGGGCCTAAAACAAGCCGTCGCAAACGCGACAGGACGGGTTGTAGTGGGGTGTTTTAGTAGTAATATTGCGCGCTTGATTACCTTAGCAAAAATAGCCAAAGAAACAGGACGCTACTTTGCATTGTTTGGTCGGTCATTACAAAATACTGTTGGCGCCGCCAAAGCCACAGGGCATTGGCCTGATGATTTGCCGGTACTGGATGCGTTTAATGCCGGATATTTATTACCAAAAGAAGTGTTAGCCGTAGCAACAGGAAGCCAAGGCGAGCCCAGAGCTGCATTAAATCAACTCGCTAAAGACACCTATCGCAATGTATCCCTGGACGAGGGGGATCTTGTGATTTTCAGCTCTATTGTGATACCCGGCAATGAAACATCAATCGAGAACCTGCTTAAAGCCTATAAAGCCCGCAAGATTCAAACCTTGATGGCCGATGACTCAGAGCTACCTATTCATGCCTCAGGGCATCCATGTCAGGAAGAACTAAAACAAATGTACGAATGGGTGCGCCCACAAATTGCTGTGCCCACTCACGGAGAAGCCGAGCATTTACAAGCCAATGCAGACATAGCCCGTTTAAGTCATGTGCCTATAAGTTTGACTGGGTTGAATGGCGACTTGTTTATACTGGCTCCAGAGGTAAAAGTAATGAAGCAGGCGGTTAGATCAGGAAGGATCGCTTTGCAGCAATCTTAG